AATTCTGGCGTTGTTAACTCACCTTGCTTCAACAGTCCGGGGGACTGTTGAAGGTTGGAAATAATAGGCTGGGACAGACATCCATAATGACTTCGTCCTCACCCACAAAAGAATGTAATCTAGGAAGATTACGTATAAAAAGTCCCTGGCCTTCTTATTTTTATAGTTTGAGCAGTTTGACGCAGTAGTTGCCTGGTTTGTAAAACGTTGACAAATCAACATTCTACAAACCTAGTCAACCTTACGGGGGTGGGACGACAAAATCGATTTCTTCGAAATCACGATTTTTGTCCCACTCCCTCAGCTAACATTAACTAGTTGTTCAGTGGAGACGAGCTTAGCTCGTTCTATTTCCAGCCTTCCACAATTCTCAATTGCAAGGGACGAGCTTAGCTCATTCTATTTCCAGCCTTCCACAATTCTCAATTGTGGAAGCTAGTCAGATTTTGATTTTTATAGAGTATAAGCGTTTTCTTTTTTATTCCAAAGAAAAGCGGATTACCGCTTGTCTTTGCTAATAGATAAAATCGCAATTGCACCAGTTCCTGTATGGCTGGCAATAATCGGTCCTAATGGCTCTAAGATAACCTGCTCTACCTGTGATTCTGCTAGTAAGGTAGTTTTCAATTGCTCGGCTGTTTCGACATCGCCAGTATAAGCTACCATGACACAAGGATCATCTAACTGTTGCAAGGTTAGAGAGAGCATTTCCTTAATCCCCTTCTTCTTGCCTCTTAATTTGGCAATGGGAACCAAGCTACCTTCTGCATCAATCGAAAGCAAGGGTTTAATGTTGACCAATCCGCCAATCAAAGCCGCTGCTTTAGAGAGCCTACCACCACGTACCAAATGCTGCAAGTCATCTACCAACAGATAGGTCCGTAAGCGTGGTGCTAAGTCTTCAATCAGCGCTACTGTCTCAGCAAGTGAGCTACCTGCTTCCCGTGCTTGTGCTGCTTTGAGGACCAAGTAGCCTTCTCCAATGGTTGCTGCCTTGGTATTGATGATTTCAATGACAGCTGTTGGATACGCTTCTAGAACCATGTCACGCGCCATGACTGCACTTTGGTAAGTTCCTGATAAAGCAGCTGAAAATGCGAGGTACAATACTGCTTCGCCTGCCTTAGCTGCTTCTGCAAAAACCGCTTCAAACTGCCCCACATTGACCTGACTAGTTGTCGGTTGGCCACCTGCTAGCATTTTTTCCAATAACACATCACTCGTTAAGCGATTCTCACCAACTGTTTCATAAACGACACCGTCTAGCTCAACTGTCAATCCCATAATGGTGAGCCCATATTGTTCTATCCACTCTAGCGGCACATCTGCCGTCGAATCCGTCATAATTTTAAATGCGACCATAAATCCCCTTTTCTGCTTTCTCTTACAGCCTTATACTTTGTTGCGAAATACTTCATACATCAAGACAGCTGCTGCCACGCTGGCATTTAAACTTTGGACATGCCCTTTCATTGGAATAGTAATCATCTCATCGACCTGCTTTTTAATATTGGCAGAAATCCCCTTGCCTTCATTGCCAATAATGAGAGCGAGCTTTCCTTGTGTATTCCATTTGTGACTAGGAGTCCCATTCATATCTGTTCCAAAAATCCAAAACCCAGCTTCTTTTAATGCATCCAAGGTCTGGCTTAGATTGGTCACACGGGCAATTGGAACATGGGCGACCGCACCTGTCGAGGTTTTTGCAACTGCTGGGGTCACACCAACCGCACGGTGTTTGGGAATGATAATTCCAGCCACCTGCGTTGCATCTGCCGTCCGTAAGATAGACCCAAAATTATGCGGATCTGTCAGACCATCCAAAATCAGAATTAGGGGATTAGCTTCCTGCTCTGCTTTGGCTAAAATATCTCCTAACTCTGCGTAGGCAAATGCGGACACTCGCAAAACAAATCCTTGATGAACAGCCCCTGAAGTCATATCTGTCAAACTCTTCTTAGAAGTCCAAGAAATCGAGACTTTTTTTTCAGCAGCTAGAGCCTTGATTTTTTCAACATTTTTTCCCCGCAAATCATCCTGCATATAGAGTTTATTGCCAAGATTGGCTTCCAAACTTTCTACCACTGCATGTACGCCATATACAATATCATTTTCTTCTACTTGTTTCATAGCTTTATTATAACAGTTTCAACTAGCATTTGCTAGTCAATGGATACTCGATTCGCTCAATTTCACCTTCTTTTACGGATTTGAGTCCACTAGAAGCATTGGTTCATGTTTTCAATCCTTTCTAAAGGAAGGCAACAATAGTTGATAATCTTGCTCATTTTGCAGTTTAATGCGTATCAGCCCAGCATTCTTTGATGAAAATGGTGCACTACAACTCTAGGCTGCGGAACTTTCTTGAAAAAATCGCAATCTATACTTCTAGTCTGCAGCTCTCATTTGAAAAAATGCTCACTAGGATTCTAGTCTGCAATTCTCAATTAAAAAAATGCACTCTACATTTCTAGGCTGCTGTGTTTTCTTGAAAAAATGTACACTATGCTTCTAGGCTGCAGTTCTTCCATGAAAAATTGTGCCTGAAAGGTGGCTTATGTTTGAATCGAGCAACAGTTACGACTGAGCAACTTCTGTTTTGCCATTCATTGAGTGCCAACTATAGTGGATTGAGAAAGGCAAGAAGCTGCAGATAGAACGGGCGTTCATCAAGGCGACTGAACGATGTCCTAACCTTTATTCAATTCACTCTACACATCAAAAAATCCACAAAAGCAGGATAATCCTATCACAGCTTTTGTGGATTTTTGGCTTTAAACGAGATAACTCATTTCTTCATGTTTGCTAGCTCAGACAAGTCTTGATCATTCACCAATAACGCAATTTTATCTCTAAAGAATTGGAAACGACCTGATAACATATGCTCTTGGAAATCTTTCCAAGATTGGAATTCGCTGAGTCGGTATGGAAGGGATGGATCCATCTTTTCAAGGAAATAGACTTTCCCATCTTTTTCATACACTAAGCCAACATGCATACTAATCACAGAACCTTCTACATTTTGCACCGCTGACAAGAGTCGTAGTTTGTTAGAAAAGGTAACACCTGCATCTTTCCAAGCCTTGGTCAAATCAGTTGCAGACTTGTAAGCTGGATTGTCAAGAAACAAGAGGCTATACAGCTGGCTGTCTGCATCTGTCAATTCAGGATGGTATTGCTTCAAGGTCTGAAACTCTGGATGTTCTGCAAGATGTTTCACCTTCTCTGTATCATAGCGCAAGAGAGAGCGTAGAAGCAGAAAAGCTGTTTGACGGCAGTTCAAATCTTTTGGAAAATGGCTGATTTTTTCTTTGTATTCTGCTTCATCCAACATCGTAGTAAACTGATTCGCATCTTGCCCAAGCTCCATGCTGGTCCAGTCCTCGGCCTCCTTTTCATAAGATTTGTTATCCTGATGATAACTGTCTATAAAGGCAGATAGAGCTTGCAAATTTTCCTTTGCAACGCCTTGTTCTTGTAAATCTTTTTGAAGCTCTTCTGTGTTTTTGGAGCTGACAAGATTGTGGTAGCGGTAACTAGGTGTGGTTTCTTTTTTCATCTCCGTCTTTGGGGCTGCATGGCAACCAACCAAGGCAAGAGCACATAGGCTGACTAAGGCAATTAGTTTTCGTTTCATGTCTGGATTCCTCCTTTTATGATTTTTATTTATCCTATCATATCAAATCCATCTCATACTTCCCTATGCTTCATCTGCTTTTCGTCTGTTTTTTAGGAAACATTCTACTTAGAACATTCTGATAAAACGACAACCACACGCGAAATTTCTACGGGTAAATGAGTATATCTGCCTTCCTGGCACTCATTCTCTGAATATCTATTCAATTTGTGCTATAATAATGCTATCTTGTTTTCATTCTCACACTTGATAAGGAGATTCTCATGCCCTTACTTCATCGGACGATTAAGCTGGTTCTCGCAACTTGTATGGCCATTATCTTAGCCGATTTTTTACACCTATCTTATGCTACTTCAGCAGGAATCATCGCTATTTTAAGCGTTTTAGATACAAGACGTGCCTCCCTAAAAACTGCTTGGGCTAGGCTTTGGTCAACGGTTTTAGCTCTGGCAATTGCTGCTCTTGCCTTCTCCCTTTTTGGCTTTCACCTCTTAACGCTGGGACTCTACCTCTGTTTATATGTGCCGCTTGCTTATAAGGCGAATCTGACAGCTGGCATTGCCCCTTGTACAGTCCTTGTAACCCACCTTTTCTTAGAACAGTCCACATCACTCGCTCTCTTAGGAAACGAACTTGCGCTCTTTCTCATCGGTGCCGGCATTGCTCTTCTTGCCAATCTCTACATGCCTTCGCAAGATAAAAAAATTCAACTCTATCATGACCAGGTCGAGCAAGAACTCAAGGCCATTCTCCTTCGCTTTCAAGATTTTTTATTAACTGGTGACGGCCGAAACGAAGCCCAGCTGATTACCCAGCTTGATCAAACCTTACAAGAGGTACTTGATGTTGTTTACCTCGATCGTCACAACCAAGTTTTTTACCAAACAAACTA
Above is a window of Streptococcus sp. zg-86 DNA encoding:
- a CDS encoding DegV family protein yields the protein MVAFKIMTDSTADVPLEWIEQYGLTIMGLTVELDGVVYETVGENRLTSDVLLEKMLAGGQPTTSQVNVGQFEAVFAEAAKAGEAVLYLAFSAALSGTYQSAVMARDMVLEAYPTAVIEIINTKAATIGEGYLVLKAAQAREAGSSLAETVALIEDLAPRLRTYLLVDDLQHLVRGGRLSKAAALIGGLVNIKPLLSIDAEGSLVPIAKLRGKKKGIKEMLSLTLQQLDDPCVMVAYTGDVETAEQLKTTLLAESQVEQVILEPLGPIIASHTGTGAIAILSISKDKR
- the rlmB gene encoding 23S rRNA (guanosine(2251)-2'-O)-methyltransferase RlmB, which encodes MKQVEENDIVYGVHAVVESLEANLGNKLYMQDDLRGKNVEKIKALAAEKKVSISWTSKKSLTDMTSGAVHQGFVLRVSAFAYAELGDILAKAEQEANPLILILDGLTDPHNFGSILRTADATQVAGIIIPKHRAVGVTPAVAKTSTGAVAHVPIARVTNLSQTLDALKEAGFWIFGTDMNGTPSHKWNTQGKLALIIGNEGKGISANIKKQVDEMITIPMKGHVQSLNASVAAAVLMYEVFRNKV
- a CDS encoding DUF4300 family protein, yielding MKRKLIALVSLCALALVGCHAAPKTEMKKETTPSYRYHNLVSSKNTEELQKDLQEQGVAKENLQALSAFIDSYHQDNKSYEKEAEDWTSMELGQDANQFTTMLDEAEYKEKISHFPKDLNCRQTAFLLLRSLLRYDTEKVKHLAEHPEFQTLKQYHPELTDADSQLYSLLFLDNPAYKSATDLTKAWKDAGVTFSNKLRLLSAVQNVEGSVISMHVGLVYEKDGKVYFLEKMDPSLPYRLSEFQSWKDFQEHMLSGRFQFFRDKIALLVNDQDLSELANMKK
- a CDS encoding aromatic acid exporter family protein yields the protein MPLLHRTIKLVLATCMAIILADFLHLSYATSAGIIAILSVLDTRRASLKTAWARLWSTVLALAIAALAFSLFGFHLLTLGLYLCLYVPLAYKANLTAGIAPCTVLVTHLFLEQSTSLALLGNELALFLIGAGIALLANLYMPSQDKKIQLYHDQVEQELKAILLRFQDFLLTGDGRNEAQLITQLDQTLQEVLDVVYLDRHNQVFYQTNYQVHYFEMRLAQNKILRTMANNINTFSLESREAVILASLFERTASQLSRQNPGHELLEDIELFHQTFRERPLPQTREEFEARATLFQLLHDMEAFIQLKVDFYEQYPEENASK